From Arctopsyche grandis isolate Sample6627 chromosome 12, ASM5162203v2, whole genome shotgun sequence, one genomic window encodes:
- the LOC143920335 gene encoding abasic site processing protein HMCES has product MCGRTGLTLGPNDIVKACCYKKKNETKFSKPTWSDEKNLEKKYNPSYNIAPTDVTPILILSKEERIVKPMMWGMVPPWHKGDYKKHGLSTNNCRIENILTSKLFKEPLQRGNRCVILAEGFYEWKTTDKSKQPYYIYCKQDDSIKVHDMNSWNNSFDENDGWQGIQLLKMAGIYNVWNCDDGDLYSYSIITMESNDTLGWLHHRMPAILESEDDVAKWLDTESISPKDSISFLKATTNLTWHMVSTNVNNSRYKSEDCNNPANPNDKKSVKKTNTKNVGSVNLMNSWLKRKSPLKNELPEKKFC; this is encoded by the exons ATGTGTGGCCGCACAGGATT AACTCTCGGACCAAATGATATAGTGAAAGCCTGCtgttataagaaaaaaaatgaaactaaaTTTAGTAAACCGACTTGGAGTgatgaaaaaaatttggaaaaaaaatacaatccaTCTTACAATATAGCACCGACTGATGTAAcgccaattttaatattatcgaAAGAAGAACGTATCGTCAAGCCAATGATGTGGGGAATGGTACCACCCTGGCATAAG GGCGATTACAAAAAACATGGCTTGTCTACCAACAACTGCcgcatagaaaatattttgaccTCGAAACTCTTTAAAGAACCACTACAACGGGGAAATAGATGTGTCATATTAGCTGAAGGCTTTTATGAGTGGAAGACTACTGATAAATCAAAACaaccatattatatttattgtaaacaAGATGATAGTATAAAG gtGCATGACATGAATTCTTGGAATAATTCATTTGATGAAAATGATGGTTGGCAAGGAATACAGCTCCTAAAGATGGCTGGTATTTACAATGTGTGGAATTGTGATGATGGAGATTTATATAGTTATTCTATAATAACTATGGAATCTAATGATACGCTGGGCTGGCTTCACCATAGAATGCCGGCTATTTTAGAATCAGAAGATGATGTTGCA aaatggcTTGATACTGAAAGTATTTCACCAAAAGATTCGATATCTTTTTTAAAAGCAACTACAAATTTAACATGGCACATGGTGTCCACCAATGTAAATAATTCACGTTACAAATCTGAAGATTGTAACAATCCTGCTAATCCAAATGACAAAAAATCTGTAAAGAAAACTAACACAAAAAATGTAGGATCAGTAAATTTAATGAATTCTTGGTTGAAAAGAAAATCACCATTGAAAAATGAACTTCCAGAAAAAAAGTTTTGTTGA
- the Adk2 gene encoding adenosine kinase 2 isoform X1: MDSLGEGLLVGIGNPLLDISAVVDKELLTKYNMKPDDAIMAEDSHKPLYKELKEKYNVEFIAGGSVQNTMRVAQWFLEKPYVSTYFGCVGRDEYSDILKERASADGVNVQYQYKDKEATGTCAVLITGTHRSLCANLAAANCFTEDHLLKAESKQLINKAQFFYTSGFFLVVSPPSVMRLAQHAFNNNNLFIMNLSAPFVSQLCKESLTQVMPYVDILFGNETEMKAFSQEFSLNVENMSDIALKISELPKKNPEKPRVVIITQGCDPVLIAKNKLVQEIPVIVLPKERIVDTNGAGDAFTGGFLAQLVLQQPLDVCVRCGIYAASEVIQTSGCTYSGKPKFTSHIKLPNNQANGGEGDH, encoded by the exons ATGGATTCGCTCGG AGAAGGATTATTAGTCGGCATTGGAAATCCACTACTTGATATATCTGCCGTTGTTGATAAagaattattaacaaaatataatatgaagccTGATGATGCCATAATGGCAGAAGATAGTCATAAGCCACTATACAAAGAACTTAAGGAAAAATACAATGTAGAATTCATCGCAGGTGGAAGTGTACAAAATACCATGAGAGTAGCTCAATGGTTTTTAGAAAAACCATatgtttctacatattttggTTGTGTGGGGCGAGATGAATATTCAGATATTTTAAAAGAAAGAGCCag CGCAGATGGTGTGAATGTCCAATACCAGTATAAGGATAAAGAAGCAACGGGCACTTGTGCTGTGCTAATCACCGGAACTCATCGCTCTTTGTGTGCTAATTTAGCTGCTGCTAATTGTTTCACAGAGGATCACTTATTAAAGGCAGAAAGTAAACAACTAATAAACAAAGCCCAATTCTTTTATACGTCT GGGTTCTTTTTAGTTGTTAGTCCTCCATCCGTTATGAGACTAGCTCAACATGCATTTAacaataacaatttatttataatgaatcTTAGTGCACCGTTTGTATCCCAATTGTGCAAAGAATCTTTGACGCAAGTGATGCCTTATGTTGATATACTTTTTGGAAATGAAACG gAGATGAAAGCATTTTCTCAGGAATTTTCTCTGAATGTTGAAAATATGTCTGacattgcattaaaaatatctGAACTTCCAAAGAAGAATCCAGAAAAACCCCGTGTTGTTATTATTACTCAAGGATGTGATCCAGTGCTTATAGCGAAAAATAAGCTGGTCCAAGAAATACCCGTAATTGTCTTACCGAAGGAGAGAATTGTCGATACAAATGGAGCAGGAGATGCCTTCACAGGAGGGTTTTTAGCACAATTAGTTTTACAGCAACCGCTAGACGTTTGTGTGAGATGTGGTATCTATGCAGCTTCAGAAGTCATACAAACGTCTGGATGCACTTACAGCGGTAAACCTAAATTTACGAGCCACATCAAACTTCCAAATAACCAGGCTAACGGTGGGGAAGGGGATCACTGA
- the Adk2 gene encoding adenosine kinase 2 isoform X2 has translation MDSLGEGLLVGIGNPLLDISAVVDKELLTKYNMKPDDAIMAEDSHKPLYKELKEKYNVEFIAGGSVQNTMRVAQWFLEKPYVSTYFGCVGRDEYSDILKERASADGVNVQYQYKDKEATGTCAVLITGTHRSLCANLAAANCFTEDHLLKAESKQLINKAQFFYTSEMKAFSQEFSLNVENMSDIALKISELPKKNPEKPRVVIITQGCDPVLIAKNKLVQEIPVIVLPKERIVDTNGAGDAFTGGFLAQLVLQQPLDVCVRCGIYAASEVIQTSGCTYSGKPKFTSHIKLPNNQANGGEGDH, from the exons ATGGATTCGCTCGG AGAAGGATTATTAGTCGGCATTGGAAATCCACTACTTGATATATCTGCCGTTGTTGATAAagaattattaacaaaatataatatgaagccTGATGATGCCATAATGGCAGAAGATAGTCATAAGCCACTATACAAAGAACTTAAGGAAAAATACAATGTAGAATTCATCGCAGGTGGAAGTGTACAAAATACCATGAGAGTAGCTCAATGGTTTTTAGAAAAACCATatgtttctacatattttggTTGTGTGGGGCGAGATGAATATTCAGATATTTTAAAAGAAAGAGCCag CGCAGATGGTGTGAATGTCCAATACCAGTATAAGGATAAAGAAGCAACGGGCACTTGTGCTGTGCTAATCACCGGAACTCATCGCTCTTTGTGTGCTAATTTAGCTGCTGCTAATTGTTTCACAGAGGATCACTTATTAAAGGCAGAAAGTAAACAACTAATAAACAAAGCCCAATTCTTTTATACGTCT gAGATGAAAGCATTTTCTCAGGAATTTTCTCTGAATGTTGAAAATATGTCTGacattgcattaaaaatatctGAACTTCCAAAGAAGAATCCAGAAAAACCCCGTGTTGTTATTATTACTCAAGGATGTGATCCAGTGCTTATAGCGAAAAATAAGCTGGTCCAAGAAATACCCGTAATTGTCTTACCGAAGGAGAGAATTGTCGATACAAATGGAGCAGGAGATGCCTTCACAGGAGGGTTTTTAGCACAATTAGTTTTACAGCAACCGCTAGACGTTTGTGTGAGATGTGGTATCTATGCAGCTTCAGAAGTCATACAAACGTCTGGATGCACTTACAGCGGTAAACCTAAATTTACGAGCCACATCAAACTTCCAAATAACCAGGCTAACGGTGGGGAAGGGGATCACTGA